A window of the Aspergillus flavus chromosome 6, complete sequence genome harbors these coding sequences:
- a CDS encoding FAD dependent oxidoreductase-domain-containing protein: MRGMSLKIRLKAFMLTPSSGYPLMNLIYEHWGHAPTSAYFLFITPVGFIGGSGTLLTYASQIAAFARDGGFPWHERVAYVHPRLNLPIYSLAILGIGTFLVLIIALSPAASSIIYSLSVVTSLVTFIVPIFFRIFAGDRWVPGPWNLGRWSIPIHIAAVVTQVYLIIMECFPTARAWTVETFNYNFALTLGAMLISCGLYCSVGRRNFKGLDLEALEAWRRHHAAMAEHEVDEQTLLNLITQDPGLPRNNPTAAYWQHLPHRLSNVQSANLPQTTDIAIIGSGITGVSVAKTILEQDEAATVTVFDARALCSGATGRNGGQLAINAAESYLKLKKMVGMEMAGKIIHFNIKTLEALRRIAAQLALVQDPEVTDVVKIRSFKDEESFRRVQGGIEALEADHPSLRGLYTVLDPEACRKEHGVHGVAGAVLHSSGTVWPYRVVTNTFDDLLSRYPSRLSIETNTPVTEVVYGPSADSKHPYILTTPRGIIRATHVVYCTNGYTGHLLPALRGVLFPMKGTMTVQDLTAIPSVPNRGSTTSWAIHYTPFLDAATGGLADGLIYGMQNAKTGWHFFGGEKSPPEQLLSSDDSTLSQSSVQFLQESLGSLFGLQGPAHQKLVSAWSGIMGFTSDTLPLVGKLPSALTGRDGQGEWFSGGYNGYGMPSAWLAGESLGLMILGQSPREYLPEAYLISEERLRERLTVARSMEYLSEA; this comes from the exons ATGAGAGGCATGTCTTTGAAGATTCGCTTAAAGGCGTTCATGCTAACCCCCTCTAGTGGATACCCCTTGATGAATCTCATTTACGAACACTGGGGTCACGCCCCGACCTCTGCCTACTTCCTGTTCATCACCCCGGTCGGATTCATCGGGGGTAGCGGAACCCTCCTTACCTATGCCAGCCAGATCGCAGCCTTCGCTCGAGATGGGGGGTTTCCCTGGCATGAACGCGTGGCCTACGTGCATCCCCGGCTCAACCTCCCCATCTATTCGCTCGCCATCCTAGGAATCGGCACCTTTCTAGTCCTCATTATCGCCCTCTCCCCGGCAGCCAGCTCCATCATCTACTCTCTGTCCGTAGTGACTAGTCTCGTAACCTTTATTGTACCCATATTCTTCCGTATTTTCGCCGGCGACCGATGGGTGCCGGGCCCCTGGAATCTCGGCCGCTGGAGTATCCCCATTCACATTGCGGCCGTAGTCACGCAGGTGTATCTGATTATCATGGAGTGCTTCCCCACAGCACGAGCGTGGACTGTGGAAACCTTTAATTATAACTTTGCACTGACCCTCGGGGCAATGTTGATTTCCTGCGGGTTATACTGCAGTGTGGGGAGGAGGAATTTCAAGGGACTGGATCTGGAGGCTTTGGAGGCGTGGAGGAGGCATCACGCTGC AATGGCAGAGCACGAAGTCGATG AAcaaaccctcctcaaccttaTCACGCAAGACCCTGGTCTACCACGCAACAACCCTACAGCGGCCTACTGGCAACATCTCCCACACCGACTCTCCAACGTTCAAAGCGCCAATCTCCCCCAAACCACCGATatcgccatcatcggctcTGGAATCACAGGCGTGAGCGTGGCAAAAACTATCCTTGAGCAGGACGAGGCAGCAACAGTAACCGTCTTCGACGCCCGGGCCCTCTGCTCCGGTGCGACCGGTCGCAATGGCGGACAACTCGCGATTAATGCAGCGGAAAGCTATCTCaaactgaagaagatggtgggCATGGAGATGGCAGGGAAGATTATCCACTTTAATATCAAGACGCTCGAGGCACTTCGACGGATCGCAGCGCAGCTTGCCTTGGTTCAGGATCCTGAGGTCACTGATGTCGTGAAGATCCGGTCTTTCAAAGATGAGGAGTCGTTTCGGAGGGTACAAGGTGGAATTGAGGCGTTGGAAGCCGATCACCCTTCCCTGAGGGGGTTGTATACCGTTCTTGACCCAGAGGCTTGTCGAAAG GAACATGGTGTCCACGGCGTTGCTGGCGCAGTGCTGCATTCTTCCGGGACAGTCTGGCCATACAGGGTAGTAACAAATACTTTTGATGACCTGTTATCCCGGTATCCCTCGCGTCTGTCAATCGAAACCAACACTCCAGTGACCGAGGTTGTCTACGGCCCTTCGGCGGACTCAAAGCACCCCTACATCCTGACCACCCCAAGGGGAATCATCCGAGCCACCCACGTCGTCTACTGCACAAACGGGTACACGGGCCACCTTCTCCCGGCCCTGAGAGGCGTATTATTCCCAATGAAAGGGACCATGACAGTGCAAGACCTGACTGCCATCCCCTCCGTCCCGAACCGTGGATCCACGACCTCCTGGGCAATCCACTACACGCCCTTCTTGGACGCTGCCACGGGCGGCCTCGCAGACGGACTGATCTACGGCATGCAGAATGCCAAAACTGGGTGGCACTTCTTTGGCGGGGAGAAGTCCCCTCCAGAACAGCTACTCTCCAGCGACGATTCCACCCTCTCGCAGTCATCTGTACAGTTCCTGCAGGAGTCTCTGGGTTCACTCTTTGGACTCCAGGGACCCGCCCATCAAAAGCTCGTCAGTGCTTGGTCCGGAATCATGGGTTTTACGTCCGATACACTACCACTGGTAGGCAAATTACCATCAGCACTGACCGGCCGAGACGGTCAAGGAGAGTGGTTCTCGGGCGGATATAACGGATACGGGATGCCATCGGCCTGGCTGGCGGGAGAAAGTTTGGGGCTGATGATACTGGGTCAATCCCCGAGGGAGTACCTACCAGAGGCGTATTTGATCTCTGAGGAGCGGCTGAGGGAGAGATTAACTGTTGCGCGGAGTATGGAATATCTGAGCGAGGCTTGA